The Primulina eburnea isolate SZY01 chromosome 12, ASM2296580v1, whole genome shotgun sequence genome includes the window ggtatcagagcgaaagtTCTTGGACcatatatgacttcttctaCCTAGGTTAATCCGGTATGTTTTCGATTCTGCATCTATTGATGTTAACATTGAGAGTTGATCATATTCCATTTTTATTGATGTATTTTCTTCCTATCTATGTTAAAGTGAGCTTATGTGTAGGAAATGCCTCCTAAACGAAAGGTTACTGAAGGGGATGATAGGACCCCTACTACTGATAGGACTACCAACGTTGTAGATGAATTCAGCAAATTAATACAAGAACAGGCGAAGGTTCACGGTGAGCAAATTCAACAGTTGTTGAGCATGCACACCTCGACTCAGGTTCGTGGTCGTGGTAGAGTTCTAGGCACAACAGAAGGTTCTGAAGATGGTGCCTATGATCGTTTTAGAAGAATGAACCCTCCTGATTTTGTTGGTGGTTCTGATCCATTGGTGGCTCTAGAATGGATCAAGTCTTTGGAAGCCATCTTCGACTATTTGAAGCTCAATGATCAAGACAAGGTTAGTTGTGCAGTTTTTATGTTGGTCAAAGCAGCACGTATTTGGTGGGAAGCCACCAAGGTTACAGTGAATGTTCGTGAATTGAAATGGGATGCATTCAAAGAGCTTTTCTACACCAAATATTTTTCTCGAGAAGTTAAAGCGaagaagatgaaagaatttctcGAGTTGCGACAAGCTGCCATGACTGTCAATGAGTATACTCTTAAATTTGAAGAAGGTTGTGTCTTTGTGCCTTTCATCGCCGAgaatgataaagataaaggagaGCACTTTATTCGCGGCTTGAGACCCGAGATTCGACGAGATGTTCACATGGCTAAAGTGGTTTCTTATCAAGATATTGTTGAATGGGCACTGCTAGCTGAACTTGATGAGCAAGAGATTGAAAAGGAAAGGCAGTTGAGAAGACAAACCTTTCAAGCCAGGAGTCAAGGTGCAAGTCCTTCTAGTCGAGGTGGCTTCAAAGGAAAGGGCAAAATGGAGCAACGCAATAAACCTTCTGTGCCTTCTTCAGATGTGGAGAGATCGTTATgccctaagtgtggcaagccACACAAAGGTGAGTGTCTGGTTGGAAGTGGCCGATGTTACAGGTGCAAAGAAATGGGGCATACCGCACAAAAATGTCCTCTCTCCTCTGATAAAGGAAAAGTTCAAGGAAGAATCTTTACGATGACAAAAGAAGGAGCCAATCCTGATTCTTCAGTCATATCAGGTAATATTCTAATATCTGGAAAGGAAGCACTTacattgattgataccggtgcaaCACATTACTTTATGTCTGAAGTATTTATGCACTCCTTATCTCGCGAGCCTACTATCATGCCTTTACAATTCAATATTATGTTGCCTTCTGGTGATGAGATTTGTCCTACAAATATTCTTAAGGCATGTCCGGTACAGATAGCTTTGAGATTGTTGTATGCTGATTTTATTGTAATTCCAATGGTTTCTTTCGATGTTATTTTGGGTATGGATTGGTTATACGCTTATCATGCTGTGATCAACTGTGTGGAAAAGACCGTGAGGTTTGTAACTGATGGTCATGAGGGTGATGAATTTATTGGGCTAGGTTCCTCGTTAAGTATTTCCATTATTTCTTGTCTCCAAGCTACGAAATTATTGAATAAGGGTTGTACTGGTTTTCTTGCCTTAGTATCAGATGTGAATAGGGACAGTAATGTGCAAATTCAGAATATTGATGTAGTTCAGGAGTATCCTGATGTATTTGCTGATGATGTGCCTGGCTTACCTCCTGAACGAgaggtagagtttgttattgaattgagtcCAGGTACAGCCCCAATTTCTAAaactccatacagaatggctCCAACTGAAATGAAGGAATTGAAGAATCAATTACAGGAGTTATTAGATAAAGGATTCATTCGTCCTAGTTCCTCCccatggggagctccggttttgTTCGTgtaaaagaaagatggatcgttgaggttatgcattgattatcgtgaactcaacaaggtaactattaaaaataaatatcctttaCCTCGAATCGACGATctttttgatcaattgcaaggggccactgtattttcaaaaatcgatcttcgatccggatatcatcaattGAAAATGAGAACGGAGGACATACCGAAGACTGCTTTTAGAACAAGGTATGGCCATTATAAATTTTTGGTGATGTCGTTCGGGCtaactaatgctccttcagtgtttatggatttgatgaatcgtgtctttaagccgtatttggatacttttgtcattgtttttattgatgacattctgatCTACTCGAAGACACGAGAACTTCATAGGGAGCATTTGAGGATCGTATTACAGACATTAAGAGAGAAGCAATTATATGCGAAGttaaagaaatgtgagttttggttagagCAAGTGGCGTTTTTGGGCCATATTGTGTCAAAAGAAGGAATAGCAGTCGATCCATCCAAGATTGAATCTATTAAGCAATGGTCCATTCCAAAGACAGTTTCAGAGGTAcggagttttcttggtttggcatgGTATTACAGACGATTCATAGCAGACTTCTCGAAAATAGCATTGCCATTAACAAGCTTGACACGAAAGGCTATCAAATTTGAATGGACCATAGAATGCCAACAAGCATTCCAAACCTTGAAAGATAAGTTAACTTCTGCCCCTGTATTAGTACTTCCTTGTGGtactgaggattttgttgtatatacaGATGCCTCAAAGCAGGGTTTAGGTGCTGTGTTGATGCAACGTAGGAaagtgattgcttatgcttctcgtcagctaAAAgaatacgagaagaattatcccacgcatgatttggagttggCGGCTGTGGTATTTgccttaaagatttggcgacattatttatatggtgAGAAATGTGAAATTTTTACAGACCATAAAAGTTTGAGGTATTTGTTTTCGCAGaaggaattgaatatgaggcagcggagGTGGTTGGAGCTGCTAAAAGATTATGATTGCAcgattagctatcatcctggaAAAGCTAATGTCGTTGCAGATGCTTTAAGCCGTAAATCCAGTTATTTATTGGGCTCCATGATTCAGAAACCGTTAATACTCGATTTGCAAAGGAACGAAATAACTCTAGTATCTCCAGGTACAGTAGATCAGTTATCTGCACTAGTTCTTCGCTCTACTTTGATTGATCGTATTCTAAAGGAGCAAGAGTTGGATATTCAGTTATTATAGTTGAagaataaaaatgatttaacaGGAGTTTCTGAATTTGGTTCGAATCGTGATGGTTTATTGACCTTTCGAGGTAGAATTTGTGTTCCTAGGGGTGATGACATTCGGAAGGATATACTTATTGAAGCTCATACAGCGCCATATTCAGTTCATCCTGGCAGTACCAAAATGTATCAAGATCTTCGAcgtctttattggtggccaggtatgaagaaagatatcatgttatttatttctgaatgtctaacctgtcagcaggttaagattgagcatcaaaGACCTGCGGGGACTTTGCTATCTCTCCCTAtacctcaatggaaatgggaacacatcacTATGGACTTCGTAACGGGACTTCCAAGAACACCAAAGGGTTACAActccatctgggtgattgttgaccggttaaccaagtcggctcattttcttccagtcaagataACGTTTACAATGAACCAATATGCTGAAATCTATGCAGCTGAAATTGTAAAACTTCATGGGATACCTGtatcaattgtatctgatcgtgacccaAGGTTTACTTCtgagttctggaagagtttgcacagagccttGGGCACCAAGTTGGCCTTTAGcacagcatatcatcctcagagtaaCGGACAATCCGAAAAGGTAATTCAAATTCTGGAAGATATGTTACGAGCTTGTACAATTGATTTCCCAGGAagttgggattccaaattgcctcttgtcgAATTTACGTATAACAACAGCTACCAATCTTCAATCGGCATGGCACCctatgaagctttatatggaagAAGGTGCCGATCTCCATTATACTGGGAAGAAGTAGGTGAAAGGAAGATGTTGGGCCCGGAGTTggttcaacaaacagcagatgttGTGGCAttgatccaagaaagaatgaagaccgctcagtctagacagaaaagttatgcTGATGTACGACGACGGCCATTGGCATTCGAGGTTGGTGATCATGTGTTTATTAAAATAGCTCCTCTCAAGGGAgttatgcgatttggcaagaaaggcaaactaagtcctcgatacattgggccgTTTGAAATTCTCGACAAGATTGGAGACCGAGCCTATCGTCTTGCATTGCCACCAGACTTGGATCGAATGCAcaatgtctttcatgtgtctATGCTACGCAAATATCTTCCCAATCCATCTCATGTTCTTCGACATGAATCATTAGATCTTTTGCCTAATTTAAGCTACGAAGAAGTGCCGGTTCAAATACTTGATCGTAAGGTTAAGGTGTTAAGAAACAaaaatattggtattgtcaaaGTCCTTTGGAGAAATCAAGTGATTGAGGAGGCGACTTGGGAACCGGAAGAAGAAATTAAACATCACTATCCCAATTTATTCAAAGGTAAgtaaatttcggggacgaaatttttataaggaggggagattgtaatagcccaaCCTTTTATCATGTTAACCCTTGTGGGTTATTATTgttatgatcatgttttatgctttactggttgagattatgttgaaTGGTTATTGTTCATGGATATCTTTATTGAAACGGTTATTGTTTTGACATTATGTTCATAGTTGGTGATAGTTATGGAAatgaatgggtagaatagaaagttgaaCTTGAGCCAAATAGAAAATGGAAGTGCATAAAGGGTATGACAAATGTGGcggtagttgtggtttttagtataatattttgtatattgatccaattgatatgAGGCCAcctccattagaaagataagatataaggctataactttcttattttgagttttgttcaaatccttagggaagacgagccaaaagcggcccgaagtgtgtcgtgtgtttcgttgttcctgcactgacacatgttggtagaatgggcataactcttTGCTCAGACCTCCgaatgacctgaaatttggaggggttaaagaaaacacatagggctacaactttcatgtttaccactttgGCTAATTCGGAAGAAAAATTGCAGTTCTGGCCCCTggcagtgggtacacggacccctacacggacccctacacggaccccgggtCGTGCCACGAAAAATAAGTGATTTACAGTTTGTACACGGACCTATACACGGAGGGGGGCACTGGGTCCGTGTCTATGGCAGAAAACACGTTTTTGATGGATTTTGGGGCTTTTTAATGTGATTCTAGGGATTTCTCTTCATTCATTCCCTTCTCTCTATCGCTCAAGCTTTCTCCCTCCCTTCAAAGATTTTCTTTCCTCCAAATTATACTTCAAGTTAAGGAACCCTAATAGAATTCTTAGCTTATTCTACCTCAACTTCAAGCTACAAGGTAAGGGTTTGATTATTTCTTTGGATTGGAAGAGTTTGAATGGATGAAGGGTGAAGTTGAGGTTTATGATTCATTGGATTAGTGGTGTTAATTGTTGATTATCATTGTGTTGATGCTTGTAGGAATTCAATCAAGGTCTCATAGCCATCATTTACTTGTTGGTTGTAAGTGAAAGCTtttcctttgtgctcacatgattgaTATATGTATCAAGCCATATTATTGTTCATTAGCTCCTTCCATTGGCATAtaattgatatgtatattgttATATATACTTATTGTTCAAAGATTACCATTGAATTCATTGATTAAGGAGCTAATATACTATTGTgcctaccaagtgtttgatataTTGCCTCAATGAAATTTCCTATAATTAAAGccaaggaatgatagtaattcatgcatgtcattggccaatcacatgattataaagtatctctcacagttttgatatttatatcaaagagatacttgCCACAGGTCACAGGTCATAGAACTGTCATTTCCttcctttaattcatgttatGATACCCTTTACATTGATTTGAGATTTATGATTCATTCTTTATCGCCATTGCCATAGCCATGTTCTAAGCCAAagttatgtatatgtaattgCTATGTACAGCTTCTTACTTACTgagtttattctcattccagttaatatcatgtgatgcaggtgataaaaaGGACTGAAATGGATTGTCCGAGGAAGGAGAAGTCATATAGAAAGCAATGGGGGAAAACTTTTTatcatgtcattttattttggGTGGAATGAACATGTGAtgtttttaagtattttgtagTTTGTTATATGAATAATGGAATATGTTGACTTATGGTTAGGTGTTGGATGTTATTTTGCGAACGAACATGTATATTAGTATGGATAATGTTTATGATGTAAATGATATATTGTACTTTCCCTCGTAAATGCTAAGGCTTCCGCATatgttaattagttaatttaattgCCATGGGAGTGGGTTGTTTCAtcctggttcagcaagaagcaaacatccatagcaacttccacaactgaagcagaatatcttgctgctggaagctgctgtgctcaactgctttggattcagcaacaactgagagattatggaattgatgctaaagaatcgcccatattctgtgataatacaagtacgATTGCTatcacctacaatccagttcttcactccaggaccaagcatatagatgtcaggcatcagttcattagagatcatgccttgaagaagaacatcaaactggaatacgtctcaactgagcagcaagcagctgatatcttcaccaaaacactggctgagactaagttttctcattttcgcaatatacttggattaattgatttatcctaatcagttttTGCTGTTGTCTTGGTTTTTAATTCCCCTGTCAGTTTTACTATCAtttactgatcattcagttagttctttattgatatgactctcaactgatgtcagttaatcttCTATTAGTTCATTGTATTCAGTACTTGTGTTTATAATTTACTTATCGACTGATGAAATCAAGTAATGCAGTAAAATAACAAGACAGAGATAAACTGATAACATCATTTCATTCATTTGAAGAAATTGTTGCGAATTACATCATACAATTCGTCCTGAACAAAAGCCCTCCACTTGGCCATCCATTGATTTAAATCTCCAGTGCAAGTCTTATGAAAGCTGTCAGACTGAGATATGAGCTCCAGGATCCTCCTCTCCTTGTAGATCATCAGCTCGTAAATATTGTCTGTTTCGAAAATATTCACAGCATGGGCAACGTGCAAGCGTTCCCGATATTTCTCCAGTTTTTCCAGCAAAATGGGAGTGTTTGTCATCTCATTCTCCCAAAGAAACTGAAGTTCTTGGAGATTCCCCCAGTAGCGTATCATTTGATGGAAAACATCATCTTCCATCTCAACCTTTCTCTTCTCCAGAGCTGCTTTCATAAAATCTTCAGCAAAATGTCCGGAGATTTTGAACTGCTTGCACCTGCCAATTTCTTTACTGAATATAATTTGCTAATATGCTTGCAACTGACAAagctactcttatttatagaacatgacaaagaagatgaaaggactaTTTCATTATGACATACGTTTACACTACTAAGCATCAGGATTTCTTTTAATTAATCTTGTTTATTTTTCTCGAAATTCTCTTTTATGCatctattaagggggaatattggttttaaaaggttaactgagaaaACAATTGTTAGTCAACTCTCAACTGAGGACACAGTCTCACAACTGATCATTTAGTTGAgtttttcactaatcttctcatataagttaactaattaaccatattatattccaaatcaagtgacgtgactgttcttcaagcattaaatgctatcCTTTAGCAAATGATTGGTGGAAACGTGGACACCTTTTGAACCGTTTAAAttacacacgcttacagcacacgtacacacgttgtaattcagaatttctatggactgacacgtgtccagaatttgaatagtcacgtacatatgtaccattccacgctccatttcagttttactttaCGTTTATCTACAAACTCTTGAGAGCAAAAACAAATCTCATCCTTCTATTTTCTAGGAAATCATTCAGTTCCAAATGGCGAATCAAACTCCCGCTTATATGTTGAAtgcaatggctatcaacttcGGATCGATTCTATCCTTCGGCGACGCTGATGTCAAGAACGTATTTCAAAAAATCGAAACTGCTGGGTTAAGGATAGTCTTGGGACAAtcatcacaagagatctaccccaaagaacttcaggaattCTACTCTAGCGGTATGATCAATTCTGATGGAAAAATCActtctactatcaatggtcagttgctgacaATCTCTGAAGATTCCTTCGGAGAAATCTTTTCTTTACCATCTGAAGGACTGGCACACCTCTCTGATGTAAAAGCATCTGATGTTGAAGAAATGCAAATCTCACTTtatgctgatggacggaaaatcaaagtttccgatccaaagaaggagctgaagcacgaggttcagttacttgctgatatCATCGCCAAAGGGATTTTGACGAAAGCTGGATCTTTTGCTGCACTTACGTTGGAAAAATTTCAGGCCATTTCTATCATTATGGCCGAACGTCAACTCAAGTGGAAGCATCttatattcaatattttaaagaatatgtttctatcaTCCAAACAGTCCAAAGGCTTTGCAGTGCAACTGAGCTATCT containing:
- the LOC140806666 gene encoding uncharacterized protein, with translation MWADTDSEGSESETSCSSSDNEEEVKCQMAGDTELESSSQKEFNQGLIAIIYLLVGIKRTEMDCPRKEKSYRKQWGKTFYHVLDVILRTNMYISMDNVYDEMPPKRKVTEGDDRTPTTDRTTNVVDEFSKLIQEQAKVHGEQIQQLLSMHTSTQVRGRGRVLGTTEGSEDGAYDRFRRMNPPDFVGGSDPLVALEWIKSLEAIFDYLKLNDQDKVSCAVFMLVKAARIWWEATKVTVNVRELKWDAFKELFYTKYFSREVKAKKMKEFLELRQAAMTVNEYTLKFEEGCVFVPFIAENDKDKGEHFIRGLRPEIRRDVHMAKVVSYQDIVEWALLAELDEQEIEKERQLRRQTFQARSQGASPSSRGGFKGKGKMEQRNKPSVPSSDVERSLCPKCGKPHKGECLVGSGRCYRCKEMGHTAQKCPLSSDKGKVQGRIFTMTKEGANPDSSVISGNILISGKEALTLIDTGATHYFMSEVFMHSLSREPTIMPLQFNIMLPSGDEICPTNILKACPVQIALRLLYADFIVIPMVSFDVILGMDWLYAYHAVINCVEKTVRFVTDGHEGDEFIGLGSSLSISIISCLQATKLLNKGCTGFLALVSDVNRDSNVQIQNIDVVQEYPDVFADDVPGLPPEREVEFVIELSPGTAPISKTPYRMAPTEMKELKNQLQELLDKGFIRPSSSPWGAPTRELHREHLRIVLQTLREKQLYAKLKKCEFWLEQVAFLGHIVSKEGIAVDPSKIESIKQWSIPKTVSEVRSFLGLAWYYRRFIADFSKIALPLTSLTRKAIKFEWTIECQQAFQTLKDKLTSAPVLVLPCGTEDFVVYTDASKQGLGAVLMQRRKVIAYASRQLKEYEKNYPTHDLELAAVVFALKIWRHYLYGEKCEIFTDHKSLRYLFSQKELNMRQRRWLELLKDYDCTISYHPGKANVVADALSRKSSYLLGSMIQKPLILDLQRNEITLVSPGVSEFGSNRDGLLTFRGRICVPRGDDIRKDILIEAHTAPYSVHPGSTKMYQDLRRLYWWPAEIVKLHGIPVSIVSDRDPRFTSEFWKSLHRALGTKLAFSTAYHPQSNGQSEKVIQILEDMLRACTIDFPGSWDSKLPLVEFTYNNSYQSSIGMAPYEALYGRRCRSPLYWEEVGERKMLGPELVQQTADVVALIQERMKTAQSRQKSYADVRRRPLAFEEFNQGLIAIIYLLVVSESFSFVLT